The window TAAGCGGTGCGCCGACAAATCGCCTTGGGCGGGTTTTATGCAGCGGTGGGCTGCTTATGGTAAGATGGGCGTTGCAGTTAGGGCGTGTCCCTATTTACTTATGCGGCGGTGTTTTTGGTATAAACCCGCGTCTGCCGCGTTAAAAATCCTTGCAAGGTGTCCAACCTTGCGCGGATTTTTGCCTTGCATACGCAGATTTCTACTCAAAAAACCGCTTGGCAAAGCAAATAGGGACACGCCCTAGCATTCACAAATAATTATTTTTAAGGAACACACTATGCATAAATATCTTGTCCTATTGGGTACTGTTTTGGTATTGGGCGCGTGTGGTGGCGAAGCCCCCGCCCCGCAAGCTGCTTCTGCCCCTGCTGCTTCCGCTGCAGCAGGCACACAAGCAGGCGGACAAACCTTTGCCACAGGCAAGGGCGAACTATCTAAAGAACGCAGTGCTGCGTTTAAATCGTTTATGCCCACTTATTCCGATATGGGTAAAATGGCAAAAGGCGATGATGCGTTTGATGAAGAAAAATTTAAAAAATTAGCCGCATCGTTTGCCAAAGAAGCCCGCGCCCCGTTTGACCATTTTGCCAACGACCCCGATGGCAACGGACGTTCCCTGCCTGCCGTGTGGTTGCAGGCAGATGCTTTTGCGGGCGAGCGCGACCGTTTTTTCCAAGCTGTTGATGCCTTAAACGAAGCCGCACAAACCAGCAAATTGGACGACATCAAAGCCGCATTCGGTGCAGTCAGCGCATCATGCAAATCCTGCCACGAAGCCTTCCGCGCCCCCGAATAATCTATATTGCGCCTGATTTCCGCCCGCACGCCCTTGTTGTTGCGGGCGGTTTGTTTGCCGATTGTGCTAAAATAAGCCCGTTGCGAATTTCTAAAGGACTGTGTCCATGCTTGACAATTTAACCAACCGTTTTAGTAAAATTTTCAAAAACATCCGCGGTCAGGCTACCCTTACCGAAGACAACATCAAAGCCGCTTTGCGCGAAGTGCGCCTTGCCCTGTTAGAAGCCGATGTTGCCCTGCCGATTGTGAAAGACTTTGTCAATCACATCAAAGAACGCGCCCTCGGACACGAAATCGCCGACAACCTCACCCCCGACCAAGCCTTTTTTGGTATTGTAAACGAAGCCTTGGTTGAGTTGATGGGTAAGCAAAACAGCGCCTTAAACCTTGCTACCGTTCCCCCCGCCACCATTTTGATGGCAGGTTTGCAGGGCGCGGGTAAAACCACCACCGTGGGCAAGCTGGCGCGTTTGCTGAAAGAGCAGGACAAGAAAAAGAAAATCCTAACCGTGTCTGCCGACGTGTACCGCCCCGCCGCCATTGAACAGCTTAAATTATTGGCGCAACAGGTAAATGTAGATTTTTTCCCGTCTGACCCCACGCAAAAACCCGTAGAAATCGTTCGCGCCGCGCAAGATTACGCCAAAAAGCATTTTTATGACGTGCTGATGGTGGATACGGCGGGTCGTTTGGCAATTGACGAAGAAATGATGTCGGAAATCAAAGCAGTACACGCTGTATTGAATCCGATTGAGACCCTGTTTGTGGTGGATGCCATGCTGGGTCAAGATGCCGTCAATACCGCCAAAGCCTTTGATGAAGCCCTGCCGCTGACAGGCGTGATTTTGACCAAAATGGACGGCGACTCGCGCGGCGGTGCGGCGTTGTCGGTGCGCCAAGTGACGGGCAAACCGATTAAATTTATCGGTATCGGCGAAAAAGTAAACGGGCTTGAACCCTTCCACCCCGACCGCATCGCCAGCCGCATTTTGGGCATGGGCGACGTGATGACCCTGATTGAAGACGTGCAAAAGGGCATTGACGAAGAAGTCGCCGCCGATATGGCGAGAAAGCTCAATAAGGGCAAATCATTTGATTTAAATGATTTTAAAGCACAAATCCAGCAAATGCGCAATATGGGCGGTTTGGAAAACCTATTGTCCAAAATGCCGGGCGAATTGGGACAGCTGTCCAAACACATTCCCGAAGGCACGGCAGAAAAAGCGATGGGGCATGTGGAAGCCATTATCAATTCCATGACCCCCAAAGAACGCGCCAATCCCGCCTTGCTTAAAGCCAGCCGCAAACGCCGCATTGCCGCAGGTGCAGGCGTTACCGTGCAGGAAGTCAA is drawn from Conchiformibius steedae and contains these coding sequences:
- a CDS encoding c-type cytochrome, with product MHKYLVLLGTVLVLGACGGEAPAPQAASAPAASAAAGTQAGGQTFATGKGELSKERSAAFKSFMPTYSDMGKMAKGDDAFDEEKFKKLAASFAKEARAPFDHFANDPDGNGRSLPAVWLQADAFAGERDRFFQAVDALNEAAQTSKLDDIKAAFGAVSASCKSCHEAFRAPE
- the ffh gene encoding signal recognition particle protein, which encodes MLDNLTNRFSKIFKNIRGQATLTEDNIKAALREVRLALLEADVALPIVKDFVNHIKERALGHEIADNLTPDQAFFGIVNEALVELMGKQNSALNLATVPPATILMAGLQGAGKTTTVGKLARLLKEQDKKKKILTVSADVYRPAAIEQLKLLAQQVNVDFFPSDPTQKPVEIVRAAQDYAKKHFYDVLMVDTAGRLAIDEEMMSEIKAVHAVLNPIETLFVVDAMLGQDAVNTAKAFDEALPLTGVILTKMDGDSRGGAALSVRQVTGKPIKFIGIGEKVNGLEPFHPDRIASRILGMGDVMTLIEDVQKGIDEEVAADMARKLNKGKSFDLNDFKAQIQQMRNMGGLENLLSKMPGELGQLSKHIPEGTAEKAMGHVEAIINSMTPKERANPALLKASRKRRIAAGAGVTVQEVNKMLKQFEQSQQVMKMFSGRNMTKLMRMAKGMKGLFPNGKSPF